From a region of the Nonlabens dokdonensis DSW-6 genome:
- the panC gene encoding pantoate--beta-alanine ligase: MIITSHNKLKNYLETDLKNSISLGFVPTMGALHDGHITLMQEAISQCDFLVVSIFVNPTQFDNKSDLQKYPRNITQDVEFIKQHIDPKKLVVYAPETDDVYGNNPIAKKYGYDGLEQVMEGANRLGHFDGVGTILEFLFTIIKPDKAFFGEKDFQQLQIVKKLVEKLKLDIEIVGCPIKREAHGLAMSSRNERLTTDGRNKAALIYETLQKAAVYFKDHSIYKTQKFVEETFLNYPEFNLEYFTIASEETLKPVKRKYKNHLYRGFIVVHLEGVRLIDNIALPH; encoded by the coding sequence ATGATCATAACCTCCCATAATAAACTAAAAAACTATCTAGAAACCGATCTTAAAAATAGTATTAGCCTAGGTTTTGTGCCTACTATGGGAGCATTACACGATGGACACATCACTTTAATGCAAGAAGCTATTTCTCAATGTGACTTTTTGGTAGTTTCCATTTTTGTTAACCCTACTCAATTTGATAACAAAAGTGATTTACAAAAATATCCTCGCAATATTACTCAAGATGTAGAATTTATTAAACAGCACATCGACCCAAAAAAACTAGTCGTTTATGCTCCAGAAACGGACGACGTTTATGGAAACAATCCGATTGCAAAAAAATACGGTTATGATGGCCTAGAGCAAGTTATGGAAGGTGCAAATCGTTTAGGTCATTTTGATGGTGTGGGAACTATTCTAGAGTTTCTATTTACCATTATCAAACCAGATAAAGCTTTTTTTGGAGAGAAAGATTTCCAGCAATTACAAATTGTAAAGAAGCTAGTAGAAAAATTAAAACTTGATATTGAAATAGTAGGCTGTCCTATAAAACGTGAGGCTCATGGTCTTGCTATGAGTTCTAGAAACGAGCGATTAACAACTGATGGAAGAAATAAAGCAGCTCTCATTTATGAAACCTTACAAAAAGCAGCTGTATACTTTAAAGATCATAGTATTTATAAAACTCAAAAGTTTGTAGAAGAAACTTTTCTAAATTATCCTGAATTTAACTTAGAGTATTTCACCATTGCAAGTGAGGAAACCTTAAAACCAGTAAAGCGCAAATACAAAAACCATCTTTATAGAGGTTTTATCGTAGTTCATCTAGAAGGTGTGAGGCTTATTGATAATATAGCGTTGCCGCATTAA
- the panD gene encoding aspartate 1-decarboxylase — MLITVVKSKIHRVKVTGADLNYIGSITIDEDLMDGANIVEGEKVQIVNNNNGNRLETYAIPGPRGSGEITLNGAAARKVSKGDVLILICYAQMTLQEAKEFKPTLLFPNEEDNTLS; from the coding sequence ATGTTAATCACAGTTGTAAAATCAAAGATCCACCGTGTTAAAGTAACTGGTGCAGACCTAAACTACATAGGCAGCATTACCATAGATGAAGATCTTATGGATGGTGCAAACATCGTAGAAGGCGAGAAAGTACAAATCGTTAACAATAATAACGGTAATCGTCTAGAAACGTATGCTATTCCAGGACCACGCGGCAGCGGTGAGATTACACTTAATGGCGCAGCTGCCAGAAAAGTTTCTAAGGGTGATGTTTTAATCCTTATTTGTTATGCACAAATGACGCTTCAAGAAGCTAAAGAATTTAAACCTACACTTCTTTTTCCTAACGAAGAGGACAATACATTGTCATAA
- a CDS encoding lysylphosphatidylglycerol synthase transmembrane domain-containing protein: MKKTFFKILKITLPLLLGVFIIYYSYNQFTEDQIEEIRSYILTADYKWVFLSVFLAFLSHLSRAWRWNYMLQAMSYKPSFLTNIIAIGAGYAMNIFIPRSGEVARAAIINRSDQVPMDKALGTIIAERVLDVIMLLLITATAVLSAGNAIIDFFKNNLDSAFAKADTSKLLLYLGIVILLVVLLIFIAKKVQLLGKIKGFLHGMKEGFMTIWTMKKKWLYLLHTLFIWGMYVTMFYVTIYAIPGIASMPVSAILCAFVAGSFAVAFTNGGFGAYPYFIAQVLLIFGIEETLGSSFGWLLWLSQTSLVLVYGLVSLVLLALRGSLSRN; this comes from the coding sequence TTGAAAAAAACATTTTTCAAGATACTGAAAATTACCCTACCATTACTTTTGGGTGTTTTTATCATTTATTACTCTTACAATCAGTTTACTGAAGATCAAATAGAAGAAATTAGATCTTACATTTTAACTGCAGATTACAAGTGGGTTTTCTTAAGTGTTTTCTTAGCTTTTTTAAGCCACCTCTCGAGAGCATGGCGATGGAATTATATGCTACAGGCAATGAGCTATAAACCGTCGTTTTTAACTAACATCATAGCTATAGGCGCTGGCTATGCTATGAATATTTTTATACCTCGCAGTGGTGAAGTTGCTCGTGCTGCTATCATCAATAGATCAGATCAAGTCCCTATGGATAAGGCTCTAGGAACAATAATCGCAGAGCGTGTTCTTGATGTAATTATGCTTTTACTCATCACAGCAACAGCTGTTTTAAGCGCTGGAAATGCTATTATTGATTTTTTCAAGAATAATTTAGATTCCGCTTTCGCGAAAGCGGATACCTCAAAACTTCTTCTCTATTTAGGAATAGTTATACTACTGGTAGTTCTACTAATTTTCATTGCAAAAAAGGTACAACTCTTAGGTAAGATCAAAGGGTTTTTACATGGTATGAAGGAAGGCTTTATGACCATCTGGACCATGAAGAAAAAATGGCTGTACTTACTTCACACTCTTTTTATTTGGGGTATGTATGTAACGATGTTTTATGTCACTATTTATGCCATTCCTGGAATTGCCAGCATGCCAGTAAGTGCGATTTTGTGTGCATTTGTTGCCGGTAGTTTTGCGGTAGCTTTTACAAACGGTGGTTTCGGCGCATATCCCTATTTCATAGCACAAGTGCTGCTCATATTTGGTATAGAAGAAACTTTGGGCTCTTCTTTTGGGTGGTTGTTATGGCTGTCTCAAACTTCATTAGTACTAGTTTATGGTCTAGTGTCATTAGTATTATTAGCACTGAGAGGTAGTCTTTCAAGGAATTAA
- a CDS encoding TlpA family protein disulfide reductase yields MRTIILLLVAVLITSCGEKTAEKPEAKQQIKFAEADISSNEIVHLTDFEDNYYNLDQILEENKGKLVYLDIWASWCGPCKAMMPYSEKLQEKYKGKDITFLFISIDQDTGKWERSAKQFNLIENSFLARNYPKAKLFQDNNVSSIPRYMLFDKTGRLIDDNARRPSEKDLETTIDAFLAI; encoded by the coding sequence ATGAGAACGATAATTTTACTTTTAGTGGCTGTTTTAATCACCAGTTGTGGAGAAAAAACAGCTGAAAAACCTGAAGCAAAGCAACAAATCAAATTTGCTGAAGCCGATATTTCTAGTAATGAAATCGTACATCTTACTGATTTTGAAGACAACTATTATAATCTCGATCAGATTCTTGAAGAAAATAAAGGCAAACTCGTTTACCTTGATATATGGGCAAGCTGGTGTGGACCTTGTAAAGCTATGATGCCTTATTCTGAGAAGCTTCAAGAAAAATATAAAGGAAAGGATATCACATTCCTATTCATTTCTATAGATCAAGATACAGGTAAGTGGGAGCGATCTGCAAAACAATTTAATTTAATTGAGAACAGTTTCCTTGCTCGCAACTATCCCAAAGCAAAATTATTTCAAGACAATAACGTAAGCTCCATTCCTAGATATATGTTATTTGACAAAACTGGTCGTCTTATTGATGATAATGCAAGAAGACCAAGTGAGAAAGATCTAGAAACTACTATTGATGCATTTCTTGCGATATAG
- the accB gene encoding acetyl-CoA carboxylase biotin carboxyl carrier protein: MDIKEIQNLIKFVAKSGASEVKLEMDDIKITIRTGSESGDITYVSQPAPMQQQMAPAPQAPAPAPVAPAPSEAPAAPAASNDKYVTVKSPIIGTFYRKASPEKPAFVEVGDSIKEGDTLCIIEAMKLFNEIESEVSGTIVKVLIDDSSPVEFDQPLFLVDPS; the protein is encoded by the coding sequence ATGGACATTAAAGAAATACAAAATTTAATCAAATTTGTTGCAAAATCTGGAGCAAGTGAGGTAAAATTAGAAATGGATGATATAAAAATCACCATTAGAACAGGAAGTGAATCTGGTGACATTACTTACGTTTCTCAACCAGCACCTATGCAACAGCAAATGGCACCTGCTCCACAAGCGCCTGCTCCGGCACCGGTAGCTCCAGCACCTTCTGAGGCTCCAGCAGCTCCAGCAGCAAGTAACGATAAGTATGTTACAGTAAAGTCACCTATAATCGGTACTTTTTATAGAAAGGCATCTCCAGAGAAGCCAGCATTTGTTGAGGTAGGTGATAGTATTAAAGAAGGAGACACATTATGTATCATTGAAGCAATGAAACTTTTCAACGAGATTGAGAGCGAGGTTTCTGGTACCATTGTAAAAGTGCTTATAGACGATTCTTCACCAGTAGAATTTGATCAGCCATTATTTTTAGTAGATCCTTCTTAA
- a CDS encoding alpha/beta hydrolase, which translates to MKKIIILGLFLLLVQIVNSQALYRSFPSDVLGEERNVKILKPRNYSENPEKTYPLVIVLDGDYLFEPVAGTVDYLSYWDQMPESFVLGINQRESRYDESEINRESGFPEQQTLRFMDFVMELKQTMEDEYRVAPFTVIVAKDITANVASYYLMRKKIPVNALLQIDPDYSTLIQQNLINKLSQLEEYNYFYVATPESNNTLSELITQETDSLFATKKNLNLKHDKIEDTNKYNVSAHAIPRGLQFIFQEYSLIEGEKLLEVDLAEEMKYEGKENKKDMVRVIDRILEKYKMIKEVYGVDMKLRLVDLVTIAEYVESKKDWDQLIDIGVLAHKEYPDLLYGRYVEGLGYEGIGRYSRAIKAFNAAYGLQPAVGITKDDVLDKVELLQIKEKD; encoded by the coding sequence ATGAAAAAAATCATAATCCTTGGACTGTTTTTACTTCTGGTTCAAATAGTCAATTCTCAAGCTTTATATCGCTCGTTTCCTAGCGATGTGCTGGGAGAGGAACGCAATGTAAAAATTTTAAAGCCTCGTAATTATTCTGAAAATCCAGAGAAAACCTATCCGCTTGTTATAGTTCTTGATGGTGATTATCTTTTTGAACCAGTCGCCGGTACGGTAGATTATTTATCCTATTGGGATCAGATGCCAGAGTCTTTTGTTCTAGGAATCAATCAGCGAGAGAGTCGTTATGACGAATCTGAAATCAATAGAGAATCTGGTTTTCCAGAGCAACAAACTTTAAGATTTATGGATTTTGTTATGGAATTAAAACAAACCATGGAAGATGAATATCGTGTGGCGCCTTTTACGGTAATCGTTGCAAAAGATATTACAGCAAACGTTGCTAGTTATTATTTAATGCGTAAAAAAATACCGGTAAATGCGCTGCTTCAAATAGATCCTGATTATTCAACTTTAATACAACAAAATCTCATCAACAAGTTGAGCCAGCTGGAAGAGTACAATTATTTTTATGTCGCCACACCAGAAAGTAACAACACGTTAAGCGAGCTTATTACTCAAGAAACAGACTCTCTATTTGCTACTAAAAAGAATCTGAATTTAAAGCACGATAAAATAGAAGACACTAACAAGTATAATGTGTCAGCACACGCTATCCCTAGAGGTTTGCAATTTATCTTTCAAGAATACTCACTTATTGAAGGAGAAAAACTACTGGAGGTAGATCTTGCCGAAGAAATGAAATATGAAGGCAAAGAGAATAAAAAAGACATGGTGCGCGTGATAGATCGTATTCTAGAAAAGTACAAAATGATTAAAGAAGTTTATGGTGTAGACATGAAATTGCGCCTGGTAGATCTAGTGACTATTGCTGAGTATGTGGAATCTAAAAAAGACTGGGATCAACTCATTGATATAGGCGTTCTTGCCCATAAGGAATATCCAGATTTACTGTACGGTCGTTATGTAGAAGGTCTAGGTTATGAAGGAATAGGTAGATATTCTAGAGCCATCAAAGCCTTTAATGCTGCATACGGACTTCAACCTGCAGTGGGAATTACAAAAGACGATGTCCTTGATAAAGTAGAATTACTACAGATAAAAGAAAAAGATTAA
- the accC gene encoding acetyl-CoA carboxylase biotin carboxylase subunit: protein MFKKILIANRGEIALRVIRTCKEMGIKTVAVYSTADADSLHVKFADEAVCIGPPPSNLSYLKMSNIISAAEITNADAIHPGYGFLSENADFSRICEEHQIKFIGASAEMISKMGDKATAKATMKAAGVPCVPGSEGILEDFEDCKKTALATGYPVMLKATAGGGGKGMRAVWKEEDLQGAWESARNESKAAFGNDDMYMEKLIEEPRHIEIQIVGDSYGKACHLSERDCSVQRRHQKLTEEVPSPFMTKKLRKEMGEAAVKAAEYIAYEGAGTVEFLVDKHRNFYFMEMNTRIQVEHPITEQVIDFDLIREQILVAAGVKISGKNYEPALHSIECRINAEDPYHDFRPSPGKITTLHAPGGHGVRLDTHVYAGYSIPPNYDSMIAKLITTARTRQEAIDKMKRALDEFVIEGIKTTIPFHRQLMEEPAYVEGNYTTAFMDTFKMKPIKD, encoded by the coding sequence ATGTTTAAAAAAATATTGATAGCAAATCGTGGCGAAATAGCCTTAAGGGTAATACGAACTTGTAAGGAGATGGGAATCAAAACTGTAGCGGTATATTCTACTGCCGATGCAGACAGTCTTCACGTAAAATTTGCCGATGAAGCAGTTTGTATAGGGCCACCACCTAGTAATTTATCTTACTTAAAGATGTCCAATATCATCAGCGCTGCAGAGATTACTAATGCAGATGCGATCCATCCTGGTTATGGATTCCTATCTGAAAATGCAGATTTTTCACGCATTTGTGAAGAACATCAAATAAAATTTATAGGCGCGAGTGCAGAGATGATCTCAAAAATGGGAGATAAAGCAACTGCCAAAGCTACTATGAAAGCCGCTGGCGTTCCTTGTGTACCAGGATCAGAAGGTATTCTTGAAGATTTTGAAGATTGTAAGAAAACGGCACTTGCTACCGGTTATCCTGTAATGCTTAAAGCTACTGCCGGTGGTGGAGGAAAAGGAATGAGAGCTGTCTGGAAAGAAGAAGATCTTCAAGGAGCATGGGAAAGTGCCCGTAACGAGTCTAAAGCAGCCTTCGGAAACGACGACATGTACATGGAGAAGCTTATTGAAGAGCCACGCCACATAGAGATTCAGATTGTAGGAGATAGTTACGGTAAAGCTTGTCATTTAAGTGAACGCGACTGTTCTGTACAACGACGTCACCAGAAACTTACTGAAGAGGTACCTTCTCCTTTTATGACAAAGAAATTACGTAAAGAAATGGGAGAGGCAGCCGTTAAAGCTGCAGAATACATTGCCTACGAAGGTGCAGGAACGGTAGAGTTTCTAGTAGATAAACACCGCAATTTCTATTTTATGGAAATGAATACTCGTATTCAAGTAGAGCACCCTATTACGGAGCAGGTGATTGATTTTGACTTAATAAGAGAACAGATTCTTGTTGCTGCTGGAGTAAAAATATCTGGTAAGAATTATGAACCAGCGTTGCATTCCATTGAATGCAGAATTAATGCAGAAGATCCTTACCACGATTTCCGTCCTTCTCCAGGGAAGATCACGACACTTCATGCACCAGGTGGTCATGGAGTGCGTTTAGACACTCATGTTTATGCAGGATACTCTATCCCGCCTAATTATGACTCTATGATCGCAAAGTTGATTACTACAGCGAGAACACGTCAGGAGGCAATCGATAAAATGAAAAGAGCTTTAGATGAATTTGTCATTGAAGGTATTAAAACGACAATTCCTTTCCATAGACAACTTATGGAAGAGCCAGCTTATGTAGAAGGTAATTATACGACTGCTTTTATGGACACGTTCAAAATGAAGCCCATAAAGGACTAA
- the radA gene encoding DNA repair protein RadA: MAKIKTTWFCQNCGAQHSKWQGQCSSCKEWNTLVEEVVQKEVKKSWESAVSDVPLSRKRAPQPQLISKINTTESPRLDTTNAEFNRVLGGGLVPGSISLLGGEPGIGKSTLLLQVCLNLPYKTLYVSGEESAQQIKMRADRIKKDAVNCYILTETKTQNIFRQITEVEPDVLIIDSIQTLQTDHIESSPGSVSQIRECTSELIKFAKEANTPVLLIGHITKDGNIAGPKILEHMVDTVLQFEGDRNHTYRILRALKNRFGSTHEIGIYEMLGHGLREVMNPSEILISQRGANLSGTAIAATMEGMRPLMIEVQALVSTAVYGTPQRSATGYNLKRLNMILAVLEKRAGFKLGQKDVFLNITGGITVDDPAIDLAVVAAILSSNFDIELSSQHCFSAEVGLGGEIRPVSRMEQRVNEVAKLGFDKVFIAPGKQNFKNLGTEVQAFSKIEDLVRYLFS, translated from the coding sequence ATGGCCAAAATAAAAACGACTTGGTTTTGTCAGAATTGTGGAGCGCAACATTCTAAATGGCAAGGTCAGTGTTCTTCATGTAAAGAATGGAACACACTAGTAGAAGAAGTCGTACAAAAGGAAGTTAAAAAATCATGGGAAAGTGCTGTTAGTGATGTTCCGCTTTCGCGAAAGCGTGCACCACAACCACAATTAATTTCTAAAATAAACACCACCGAAAGTCCACGGTTAGATACCACAAATGCAGAATTTAACCGAGTATTAGGTGGCGGCTTAGTTCCTGGATCTATCTCTCTTTTAGGAGGTGAACCTGGTATAGGAAAATCAACATTGTTGCTACAAGTCTGTCTCAATTTACCCTATAAAACACTTTACGTATCTGGAGAAGAAAGCGCACAACAAATCAAAATGCGAGCAGATCGTATTAAAAAAGACGCGGTCAATTGCTACATTCTTACCGAGACAAAAACTCAAAACATTTTCAGGCAAATTACAGAAGTAGAGCCAGATGTATTGATCATTGATTCTATACAAACCCTACAAACTGATCATATAGAAAGCTCGCCAGGAAGCGTTTCTCAAATAAGAGAATGCACTAGTGAATTGATCAAATTTGCCAAAGAAGCTAATACACCTGTTCTCCTTATAGGTCACATTACCAAAGATGGTAACATTGCTGGACCCAAGATTCTAGAACATATGGTAGACACGGTTTTACAATTTGAAGGAGATCGCAACCATACCTATCGGATTCTAAGAGCGTTGAAAAACCGTTTCGGTAGTACGCATGAAATAGGAATTTATGAAATGCTAGGTCATGGATTAAGGGAAGTGATGAACCCTAGCGAGATATTAATTTCTCAACGTGGTGCCAACTTAAGTGGTACGGCTATAGCTGCGACTATGGAAGGTATGCGACCGTTGATGATAGAAGTTCAAGCACTTGTGAGCACGGCTGTTTATGGAACGCCTCAACGCAGTGCAACTGGTTACAATCTTAAGAGGCTTAATATGATTCTAGCAGTTCTTGAAAAAAGGGCTGGATTTAAACTAGGTCAAAAAGATGTCTTTCTCAATATTACTGGTGGAATCACCGTCGATGATCCAGCAATAGATCTTGCCGTAGTTGCTGCTATTTTATCTTCTAACTTTGATATAGAATTATCTTCTCAGCATTGTTTTAGTGCAGAGGTAGGTCTAGGAGGCGAGATACGACCTGTAAGTCGCATGGAACAACGAGTGAATGAAGTAGCAAAATTAGGTTTTGACAAAGTATTCATCGCTCCAGGAAAACAAAACTTCAAAAATCTAGGAACAGAAGTGCAAGCCTTTTCCAAAATTGAAGATTTAGTAAGATATTTGTTTTCTTAA